From Xylanibacter oryzae DSM 17970, a single genomic window includes:
- the eno gene encoding phosphopyruvate hydratase, with protein MIIEKIHAREILDSRGNPTVEVDVTLESGITGRASVPSGASTGENEALELRDGDKTRFGGKGVTKAVENVNGKIADAIIGMSALEQRAIDKKMIQLDGTATKSNLGANAILGVSLAVAHAAANYLGLPLYRYIGGTNTYVLPVPMMNIINGGAHSDAPIAFQEFMIRPVGAFSEQEAVRMGSEVFHALHKLLKGRGLSTAVGDEGGFAPKLEGIEDALQSIVDAITKAGYEPGKDITIAVDCAASEFSTEKDGKFYYDYSQLSNGMKKDPNGRKLSDDEQIAYMEHLISKYPIDSIEDGLDENDWEGWTKMTKALGGKCQLVGDDLFVTNVKYLEKGIISGAANSILIKVNQIGTLSETLDAIEMAHRHGYTTVTSHRSGETEDTTIADIAVATNSGQIKTGSMSRTDRIAKYNQLIRIEEELGPNAVYGYRKLKAE; from the coding sequence ATGATTATTGAAAAAATTCATGCAAGGGAAATTCTCGATTCAAGAGGAAATCCAACAGTTGAAGTTGACGTGACATTAGAGTCGGGCATAACGGGCAGAGCATCTGTACCGTCAGGAGCATCGACAGGTGAAAATGAAGCTCTCGAACTGCGTGATGGAGATAAGACACGCTTCGGCGGAAAGGGCGTTACTAAGGCGGTAGAGAATGTTAACGGCAAAATAGCCGATGCCATAATAGGAATGTCAGCGCTCGAACAGCGTGCTATAGATAAGAAGATGATCCAACTGGATGGTACAGCCACGAAGTCTAATCTTGGTGCTAATGCCATACTGGGTGTATCTCTTGCCGTGGCTCATGCGGCTGCCAATTATCTTGGTTTGCCTCTATACAGATATATTGGAGGCACAAATACGTATGTTCTGCCTGTCCCGATGATGAATATCATCAACGGCGGTGCACACAGCGACGCGCCTATCGCCTTCCAGGAGTTTATGATCAGACCCGTAGGTGCCTTTTCTGAACAAGAGGCAGTGCGGATGGGATCTGAGGTCTTCCACGCTTTACATAAATTGCTCAAGGGTCGTGGATTAAGTACGGCTGTTGGTGATGAAGGTGGTTTTGCTCCAAAACTTGAGGGTATAGAAGATGCTCTTCAAAGCATTGTCGATGCTATCACCAAGGCAGGATACGAACCCGGCAAGGACATCACTATTGCTGTAGATTGTGCCGCAAGCGAGTTCTCAACCGAAAAGGATGGTAAGTTCTATTACGACTACAGTCAACTGAGCAACGGAATGAAGAAAGATCCTAACGGCAGGAAGTTGTCTGATGATGAGCAGATTGCTTATATGGAACATTTGATTTCAAAGTATCCTATCGACTCTATCGAGGATGGTCTTGACGAGAACGACTGGGAAGGATGGACCAAGATGACAAAGGCTCTCGGCGGCAAATGCCAGTTGGTAGGCGATGATTTGTTTGTCACCAATGTTAAATATCTTGAGAAGGGTATCATCAGCGGTGCTGCAAATTCTATTCTTATCAAGGTTAATCAGATCGGTACACTGTCAGAAACGCTTGATGCTATCGAGATGGCTCACCGCCATGGATATACTACGGTCACATCTCACAGATCGGGCGAGACCGAAGATACCACCATCGCAGATATTGCCGTTGCTACCAATTCAGGACAGATCAAGACCGGTTCTATGAGTCGTACAGACCGTATTGCCAAATACAACCAGTTGATACGCATCGAAGAGGAGCTTGGTCCTAATGCTGTGTACGGATATAGAAAACTTAAAGCTGAATAA